One Paenibacillus crassostreae DNA segment encodes these proteins:
- a CDS encoding stalk domain-containing protein, protein MKRFMSMIMICILVSSLALQSQVDAATPISIYINGNKVSTDQAPVIVSNRTLLPLRAIFEGLGANVNWNQKTKVVTATRGGNTIILKLGAKTATINNKTVTLDVPVQSIKGRILVPVRFVSEALGEDVVWNSSTKKVTITTSTALKAVSYVNAKVISQNGNGSDLQVSFPKLVNESGVSHYRILVVKSALSSNFNPATALSNVNYTSVPVQGRDITVTLSSQAKDVNGALITGNQSYVVYVMSVGEGNNQGLLSNASPAVTLSGSGSVAAVSNLVASDVSNHGDGRDLQVSFNKMSDESKIGSYRIFVVKANNASYFDLNRANSISSAYYTSVAKTGNNISQILGSSARDVDGAIIKNGVIYRVFVLSVGSGSYARSNVLSSYSSAITLSNNTGINGISNLLVSDVNNYNDGRDLQVTFSRTSDETNLGHYRIMVVKTGNASNFTLSKANQVSSSNYTYVAKTGYNISQILGSSARDVDGAIIQHGVSYRVFILSVGSGSYAGSYALSSYSSEIILSGNLSVGAVTNIGVTDIGDNNDGRDLRVTFNRVSNESYVNQYRIMVVKSANASSFTLAKANAVSSSNYTYVAKTGNNISQILATTARDVDGATIKNDVNYKVFVLTVADSRYSSVNVLSSSSAEIVLKVPAVAAATNVTATKTANDTWTVNFTKPNERGISYYEVMIVPASQPFTLTEANSYSTVTGAVYEVIRLNDAPSLVINKDSKDVNQVTLSSPNGYYVYILSKSNGGIATVNALSAKSHLIKFD, encoded by the coding sequence TTGAAGAGGTTCATGTCCATGATTATGATTTGCATACTTGTGAGTTCTTTAGCGTTACAGTCACAAGTAGATGCGGCAACACCAATTAGTATTTATATTAATGGTAACAAAGTATCAACTGATCAGGCTCCAGTTATAGTCTCCAACCGTACACTTTTACCATTACGGGCGATCTTTGAAGGTCTAGGTGCGAATGTGAATTGGAATCAAAAGACGAAGGTTGTAACAGCAACTAGAGGCGGTAATACAATCATTCTAAAATTAGGTGCCAAAACAGCAACAATTAATAATAAAACGGTAACATTAGATGTTCCTGTTCAAAGTATTAAAGGAAGAATTCTGGTACCTGTCCGGTTCGTAAGTGAAGCACTAGGTGAAGATGTAGTTTGGAATTCCTCGACTAAAAAAGTGACTATTACTACATCAACAGCACTCAAAGCTGTTTCGTATGTTAATGCAAAAGTAATTAGTCAAAATGGTAATGGTAGTGATCTGCAAGTCAGTTTCCCTAAGCTCGTAAATGAATCAGGAGTGAGTCATTATCGGATACTGGTTGTGAAATCGGCATTGTCTTCAAATTTCAATCCAGCCACAGCATTGTCTAATGTGAATTATACATCTGTACCGGTCCAAGGGAGGGATATAACGGTTACGTTATCATCTCAAGCAAAAGATGTGAATGGAGCATTAATTACAGGAAATCAATCTTATGTTGTATATGTAATGAGTGTAGGTGAAGGAAATAACCAAGGTCTACTTTCTAATGCTTCCCCGGCAGTGACGTTATCCGGAAGTGGCTCTGTAGCAGCAGTTAGCAATCTGGTTGCTAGTGATGTGAGTAATCATGGTGACGGACGCGATCTCCAGGTGAGTTTTAATAAAATGTCAGATGAATCGAAGATAGGTTCTTATCGCATATTTGTAGTCAAAGCAAATAATGCGAGTTATTTCGATCTTAATAGAGCAAATTCAATATCTAGTGCTTACTATACTTCTGTAGCTAAGACGGGTAACAATATTAGTCAAATTCTTGGGTCTTCAGCAAGAGATGTAGATGGAGCGATCATTAAGAATGGGGTAATTTATCGAGTATTTGTCTTATCCGTTGGTAGTGGGAGTTATGCAAGAAGTAATGTATTGTCCTCTTATTCATCTGCAATTACGTTATCGAATAACACGGGTATTAATGGTATCTCTAACCTACTAGTAAGCGATGTGAATAATTATAATGACGGGCGTGATTTACAAGTCACATTTAGTCGTACTAGTGATGAAACGAACCTAGGCCATTATCGAATTATGGTAGTGAAGACAGGTAATGCTAGTAACTTCACCTTATCGAAAGCTAATCAAGTATCTAGTTCTAACTATACTTATGTAGCAAAGACGGGATATAATATTAGTCAAATTCTTGGATCTTCAGCAAGAGATGTAGATGGGGCGATCATTCAGCATGGGGTAAGTTACCGAGTATTTATCCTGTCTGTTGGAAGTGGAAGTTATGCAGGAAGTTATGCGTTATCCTCCTACTCATCTGAGATTATATTGTCGGGTAATCTTAGTGTTGGCGCTGTAACCAATATTGGTGTTACGGATATAGGCGATAATAATGATGGACGTGATTTACGAGTGACTTTCAATCGAGTAAGTAATGAATCGTATGTTAATCAATATAGAATTATGGTAGTTAAATCAGCGAATGCGAGTAGTTTTACTTTGGCTAAGGCCAATGCGGTATCTAGCTCTAACTACACCTATGTTGCTAAGACAGGAAATAATATTAGTCAAATCCTTGCGACAACAGCAAGGGATGTAGATGGCGCAACAATAAAAAATGATGTTAATTATAAAGTATTTGTACTTACCGTTGCAGATTCAAGATATAGTTCAGTGAATGTGCTATCTTCTTCATCTGCAGAAATAGTATTGAAAGTACCAGCAGTTGCAGCGGCTACTAATGTTACTGCAACGAAGACTGCGAATGATACGTGGACGGTCAACTTTACGAAGCCAAATGAAAGAGGTATTTCTTATTACGAAGTAATGATTGTACCTGCCTCTCAACCTTTTACATTGACTGAAGCCAACAGTTACAGTACCGTGACTGGTGCAGTCTACGAAGTAATTCGCTTGAATGATGCACCTAGCCTAGTTATAAACAAGGATTCTAAAGATGTTAATCAGGTGACTCTTTCAAGTCCAAATGGCTATTATGTATATATCCTTTCTAAGTCAAATGGTGGGATAGCTACTGTGAATGCATTATCAGCAAAATCTCATCTGATTAAATTCGATTAA
- a CDS encoding zf-TFIIB domain-containing protein, translating to MKCPICEDVRMREVDKNGVHIDVCPDCKGVWLDRGELDRLMTGVREVRQEYNDLYRDENTDGYNDNRKYDDRNSSDYKNHKHKKKKNSVLDVLSDLF from the coding sequence ATGAAATGTCCAATTTGTGAAGATGTAAGAATGAGGGAAGTGGATAAGAACGGTGTCCATATAGATGTTTGTCCAGATTGTAAGGGAGTATGGCTGGATCGAGGGGAACTAGACAGACTAATGACAGGAGTACGTGAAGTACGTCAAGAATATAATGATTTGTATCGTGATGAGAATACTGACGGGTATAATGACAATAGAAAATATGACGATAGAAACTCATCAGATTATAAAAATCACAAACATAAGAAAAAGAAGAACTCAGTTCTTGATGTACTAAGTGATTTATTCTAA
- a CDS encoding glycoside hydrolase family 43 protein, translating to MNNKIYRKASMGLAMCILFLVSFVLAGCSSNEVKNTITEEVPMFTNASVHDPSVIKVDDSYYVFGSHLGAAKTKDLLNWETIASGVNSSNILFTNVKEELKETLEWAQSNTLWAPDVIQLADGKFYMYYNACKGDSPRSAMGLAVADQVEGPYEDKGIFLKSGMWGEPSEDGIIYDALVHPNVVDPDVFYDNNNNLWMVYGSYSGGIFIMQMDPSTGIPLPDQGYGKLLIGGNHSRIEGPYMLYSPETDYYYLFLSFGGLDASGAYNIRVARSENPDGPFYDAENIDMIEVKADPSKPLFDDLSIEPYGVKIMGNYLFNSLNGDIDDVTEGTGYVSPGHNSAYYDENTGKYFLIFHTRFPNRGENHEIRVHEMYMNSEGWPVVAPYRYAGDIVEQAKFDIEDISGEYKLINHGKDISAEIKESGSIKLKRKGKISGDVRGEWESTSDTGIKLILDDVTYNGVVSRQWDSSAEKYVLTFSALSQTGVTIWGSQVEK from the coding sequence ATGAATAATAAGATTTATAGAAAAGCTAGTATGGGACTTGCCATGTGTATTCTATTTCTAGTGAGCTTTGTTCTAGCAGGGTGTAGCAGTAATGAGGTTAAGAATACAATAACGGAGGAAGTGCCTATGTTTACAAACGCTTCTGTACATGATCCTTCCGTAATTAAGGTGGATGACTCTTATTATGTATTTGGTTCGCATCTAGGAGCTGCTAAGACTAAGGATTTGTTGAACTGGGAAACTATTGCTTCTGGAGTTAATAGTAGTAATATATTGTTTACAAATGTGAAAGAAGAACTGAAAGAGACATTAGAGTGGGCTCAATCTAACACATTATGGGCACCAGATGTTATACAGCTTGCTGATGGCAAGTTCTATATGTACTATAATGCATGTAAAGGAGATTCTCCGAGATCTGCAATGGGATTAGCAGTAGCCGATCAAGTAGAAGGTCCTTATGAAGATAAAGGAATTTTCCTGAAATCAGGAATGTGGGGCGAGCCCAGTGAAGATGGGATTATCTACGATGCTCTAGTCCATCCGAATGTAGTCGACCCTGATGTTTTTTATGATAACAATAATAACTTATGGATGGTCTATGGCTCTTATTCTGGTGGAATCTTTATCATGCAAATGGACCCATCAACAGGAATACCTTTGCCAGATCAAGGTTATGGTAAGTTGTTGATAGGTGGAAACCACAGTCGAATCGAAGGACCTTATATGTTATATAGTCCAGAGACAGATTATTATTATTTATTCCTATCCTTCGGTGGTCTTGATGCCAGTGGTGCATATAACATACGTGTAGCTCGTTCCGAGAATCCAGATGGACCGTTCTATGATGCAGAGAATATTGATATGATTGAAGTGAAAGCAGATCCTAGTAAACCATTATTTGATGATCTATCTATTGAGCCTTATGGTGTGAAGATCATGGGAAACTATCTGTTTAATAGTCTAAATGGAGATATTGATGATGTAACGGAGGGTACAGGATATGTATCTCCAGGACATAATTCAGCGTACTATGATGAAAATACAGGTAAGTACTTTTTGATTTTCCATACACGGTTTCCTAACCGGGGTGAAAATCATGAAATTCGCGTCCATGAGATGTATATGAATTCAGAAGGTTGGCCGGTTGTAGCTCCATACCGATATGCAGGAGATATAGTTGAACAGGCAAAGTTTGATATAGAGGATATTTCGGGAGAATATAAATTAATCAATCATGGCAAGGATATTTCTGCTGAGATCAAAGAATCTGGTTCAATAAAACTCAAAAGGAAAGGCAAGATATCCGGTGATGTACGCGGAGAATGGGAATCTACCAGTGATACTGGGATTAAATTGATATTGGACGATGTAACTTATAATGGAGTAGTATCACGTCAGTGGGATTCATCTGCAGAGAAATATGTATTAACTTTTAGTGCATTATCTCAGACTGGTGTAACAATATGGGGTAGTCAAGTAGAGAAATGA